The following proteins come from a genomic window of Pseudomonas syringae:
- a CDS encoding YheV family putative zinc ribbon protein, translating to MTDTPVIITKKRFIAGAVCPACSEPDKLMMWSEDDVPHRECVGCGYSDTLNAQGISIPKELGTRVNKAAVKPADPKVQGVQFFPNPKLKKPVDLD from the coding sequence ATGACCGATACACCGGTAATCATTACCAAGAAGCGCTTCATCGCCGGGGCTGTCTGCCCGGCGTGCAGCGAGCCTGACAAGTTGATGATGTGGAGCGAAGACGACGTGCCGCACCGCGAATGCGTGGGCTGTGGTTATAGCGATACGCTCAACGCCCAGGGTATTTCGATTCCGAAGGAGCTGGGCACGCGGGTCAACAAGGCGGCGGTCAAACCGGCCGATCCGAAGGTGCAGGGCGTGCAGTTTTTTCCGAATCCCAAGCTGAAGAAGCCGGTTGATCTGGACTGA